In one window of Rhizobium oryzihabitans DNA:
- the rpsC gene encoding 30S ribosomal protein S3, protein MGQKINPIGFRLGINRTWDSRWYADTAEYGKLLHEDLKIRAYLIKELKQAGIAKVVIERPHKKCRVTIHSARPGLIIGKKGADIEKLRKKLSEMTNSETHLNIVEVRKPEIDATLVAQSIAQQLERRVAFRRAMKRAVQSAMRLGAEGIKITCGGRLGGAEIARTEWYREGRVPLHTLRADIDYGTAEAETAFGICGIKVWIFKGEILEHDPMASERRGLEGDAQGPASRERGDRPDRRRENA, encoded by the coding sequence ATGGGTCAGAAAATCAATCCGATCGGCTTCCGCCTCGGCATCAACCGTACCTGGGATAGCCGCTGGTACGCTGACACTGCTGAATACGGCAAGCTTCTGCATGAAGACCTGAAGATCCGGGCTTACCTGATCAAGGAACTCAAGCAGGCCGGTATCGCCAAGGTGGTCATCGAGCGTCCGCACAAGAAGTGCCGCGTTACGATCCACTCGGCTCGCCCGGGTCTGATCATCGGCAAGAAGGGCGCGGACATCGAGAAGCTTCGCAAGAAGCTTTCCGAGATGACCAACTCCGAAACGCACCTCAACATCGTTGAAGTGCGCAAGCCGGAAATCGACGCGACGCTGGTTGCCCAGTCGATCGCTCAGCAGCTCGAGCGCCGCGTGGCTTTCCGCCGTGCGATGAAGCGTGCTGTTCAGTCCGCAATGCGTCTTGGCGCCGAAGGCATCAAGATCACCTGCGGCGGCCGTCTCGGTGGCGCAGAAATCGCTCGTACCGAATGGTACCGCGAAGGCCGCGTTCCGCTGCACACTCTGCGTGCGGACATCGATTACGGCACGGCTGAAGCGGAAACCGCATTCGGTATCTGCGGCATCAAGGTCTGGATCTTCAAGGGCGAAATCCTTGAGCACGATCCGATGGCTTCTGAGCGTCGCGGTCTCGAAGGCGATGCGCAGGGCCCTGCAAGCCGCGAGCGTGGCGATCGTCCCGATCGTCGTCGCGAAAACGCTTGA
- the rpsS gene encoding 30S ribosomal protein S19 translates to MARSVWKGPFVDGYLLTKAEKVRESGRNEVIKIWSRRSTILPQFVGLTFGVYNGSKHVPVSVNEDMVGHKFGEFSPTRTYYGHGADKKAKRK, encoded by the coding sequence GTGGCTCGTTCAGTTTGGAAAGGTCCGTTTGTTGACGGCTATCTTCTCACTAAGGCTGAGAAGGTGCGCGAAAGCGGACGCAACGAAGTAATCAAGATCTGGAGCCGTCGCTCCACGATCCTGCCGCAGTTCGTCGGTCTGACCTTTGGCGTCTACAACGGCAGCAAGCATGTGCCCGTCTCTGTCAATGAAGACATGGTCGGACACAAGTTCGGTGAATTCTCTCCGACCCGTACCTATTACGGTCACGGCGCGGACAAGAAGGCAAAGAGGAAGTAA
- the rplV gene encoding 50S ribosomal protein L22, protein MAKAKTERRLKDNEAQAIARTLRVSPQKLNLVAALIRGKKVDRALAELEFSRKRIAGTVKKTLESAIANAENNHDLDVDALVVAEAYVGKSITMKRFHARGRGRASRIEKPFSHLTIVVREVEEKGEAA, encoded by the coding sequence ATGGCGAAGGCTAAGACCGAACGCCGGCTGAAGGACAATGAGGCTCAGGCCATTGCCCGTACGCTCCGCGTCAGCCCCCAGAAACTCAACCTGGTTGCCGCTCTTATCCGTGGCAAGAAGGTAGATCGCGCTCTCGCCGAGCTCGAATTCTCCCGCAAGCGCATTGCAGGCACCGTCAAGAAGACGCTTGAATCTGCGATTGCCAATGCGGAAAACAACCATGACCTCGACGTCGACGCTCTCGTCGTCGCCGAGGCCTATGTTGGCAAGTCCATCACCATGAAGCGTTTCCACGCCCGTGGCCGTGGTCGTGCTTCCCGCATTGAAAAGCCGTTCTCTCACCTCACGATCGTTGTTCGTGAAGTTGAGGAAAAAGGGGAGGCCGCATAA
- the rplB gene encoding 50S ribosomal protein L2 yields the protein MALKSFNPTTPSQRQLVIVDRASLYKGKPVKALTQGLSSKGGRNNQGRITVRFQGGGHKRTYRLVDFKRRKFDVEGTVERLEYDPNRTAFIALVTYTDGEQAYILAPQRLAAGDKVIASDKAVDVKPGNTMPLQYIPVGSIIHNVEMKPGKGGQIARSAGTYVQLVGRDAGMAILRLNSGEQRLVHGSCLASIGAVSNSDHGNINDGKAGRSRWRGKRPHVRGVVMNPVDHPHGGGEGRTSGGRHPVTPWGKPTKGKRTRSNKSTDKFIMRSRHQRKK from the coding sequence ATGGCATTGAAAAGTTTCAATCCGACCACGCCGAGCCAGCGTCAGCTGGTGATCGTGGACCGAGCTTCGCTCTACAAGGGCAAGCCGGTAAAGGCTCTCACCCAGGGCCTCAGCTCCAAGGGTGGCCGTAACAACCAGGGCCGGATCACCGTCCGTTTCCAGGGTGGCGGTCACAAGCGGACCTACCGTCTGGTTGACTTCAAGCGTCGCAAGTTCGACGTTGAAGGCACCGTTGAGCGTCTGGAATACGACCCCAACCGCACCGCGTTCATCGCGCTGGTTACGTATACCGACGGCGAACAGGCTTACATTCTCGCGCCACAGCGTCTCGCTGCCGGTGACAAGGTGATCGCCTCCGACAAGGCAGTGGACGTGAAGCCCGGCAACACCATGCCGCTTCAGTACATCCCGGTCGGTTCGATCATCCACAACGTCGAGATGAAGCCGGGCAAGGGCGGTCAGATCGCTCGCTCCGCCGGTACGTATGTCCAGCTCGTCGGCCGCGATGCCGGTATGGCCATCCTGCGTCTCAACTCGGGCGAACAGCGTCTGGTGCACGGCTCGTGCCTGGCATCGATCGGCGCTGTTTCGAACTCGGATCACGGCAACATCAACGACGGCAAGGCCGGTCGTTCGCGTTGGCGTGGCAAGCGTCCGCACGTTCGCGGCGTCGTCATGAACCCGGTCGACCACCCGCACGGTGGTGGTGAAGGTCGCACGTCGGGTGGTCGCCACCCGGTTACTCCGTGGGGCAAGCCCACGAAGGGCAAGCGCACCCGTTCGAACAAGTCGACCGACAAGTTCATCATGCGTTCGCGCCATCAGCGCAAGAAGTAA